The nucleotide window CGCAAATTCTGAAAACCTTATCTCAATGGCGTGGTTTCTGCATTGTTTGTGATACTACTTGTGACCTGAAGTTTCTGCTTGCTGACCCTGACAGAAGAGGACTTGTACCCAAGGGAAAATTATTTCTTTTTTCTGCGACTCTTTTGGATCCGAAGGAACTTCAGTTCTACTGTAATATCCCAAATGAAATGGTTCAAAATATAGGCGACAGCCAGAACGACTTCGTACCGAAAAAGAATGTTGCATATCGTTACATCTCATGCAATTCGAATGGTGAGAAGAAGAATCTAGTAGTATTCTTGCTGAAAAATACAAGACTGCGAACCTTGATTCTTGTTAACAGCAATTCGATGTGTCTCAAATGGGACAAAGCACTCTCACGGAAACTGGGAAACAGAGTCATGACGATAGGGTCAGGTCTTCATTACACAGAGAGGCTTAATGTCTATAGGAAATTCGTGTGTCACCCAAATCCCATTCTGCTGACTTCTTCCAACGTTTACTGGGAAGGGATATCGATTAAGGATCTGAGACTCCTGATAATTCCTAACCCTCCGTTTCCCCAGCCGAGTCTTCTGGAGATAGCTGAAGGAAAGCACACTCAGTATAGCAAGATAGCCAAGAGGCGGCTCATTCAAGGTATGGGCAGGGTGGGGAGATCACCTCAAGAGAATGGAATATGCCTTCTCTTATTTCGTTCACGAAATCTGGCGAGTCATATCAAGGCTACTACAAAATATAAAGCGATACATCTGATCACC belongs to Candidatus Bathyarchaeia archaeon and includes:
- a CDS encoding helicase C-terminal domain-containing protein, coding for MHSQKELLKQIHYAITRPEFKVVTFTAPPASGKTHVIALCASYFHDHDISTCIVTPNNELRFEFQKELAEVNCRSEESPPVINVGAYVKKRHDYEFAFIDEAHNLRSAIELDRDIVKSIHLEKGEPLYEAIVSSLEKGEGYTTKELSAESAHDILEGMIESKYKSSVTQILKTLSQWRGFCIVCDTTCDLKFLLADPDRRGLVPKGKLFLFSATLLDPKELQFYCNIPNEMVQNIGDSQNDFVPKKNVAYRYISCNSNGEKKNLVVFLLKNTRLRTLILVNSNSMCLKWDKALSRKLGNRVMTIGSGLHYTERLNVYRKFVCHPNPILLTSSNVYWEGISIKDLRLLIIPNPPFPQPSLLEIAEGKHTQYSKIAKRRLIQGMGRVGRSPQENGICLLLFRSRNLASHIKATTKYKAIHLITDLG